A region from the Pontixanthobacter aestiaquae genome encodes:
- a CDS encoding DUF721 domain-containing protein, whose protein sequence is MAFPTMERDSDKPAKKAAKKAAPKPRTKAKQWQRARGGPAKPISELMPQIGRTAFRRFGFVQSSVVTRWPEIVGEHHAKVCAPEAIRFPPGDKENGILQLVVLPAHAPLIQHVIPEIKERVNRFFGYQAVSKVKIRQGAVKPPEDKNRAKAPPSLKPIPMELGESLRDVGDPELRTVLESLARSLGSQSDDDGGETQ, encoded by the coding sequence ATGGCCTTTCCCACGATGGAACGGGATAGCGACAAACCTGCCAAAAAAGCGGCCAAGAAAGCTGCGCCAAAGCCGCGCACGAAAGCGAAGCAGTGGCAGCGCGCGCGTGGTGGTCCGGCAAAACCCATTTCCGAATTAATGCCGCAAATCGGGCGTACTGCCTTTCGCCGGTTCGGTTTCGTCCAATCCTCGGTCGTTACACGCTGGCCCGAAATTGTCGGCGAACACCACGCCAAGGTCTGCGCGCCGGAAGCCATCCGTTTCCCGCCGGGCGATAAGGAAAACGGCATCCTCCAACTGGTTGTGTTGCCCGCTCACGCCCCGCTGATCCAGCATGTGATCCCGGAGATAAAGGAGCGGGTTAACCGCTTTTTCGGCTATCAAGCCGTATCCAAAGTCAAAATCCGGCAAGGTGCGGTTAAGCCGCCCGAGGATAAAAATCGCGCCAAAGCGCCGCCGTCGCTCAAGCCGATCCCGATGGAATTGGGGGAAAGCCTGCGCGATGTAGGCGATCCGGAGCTGCGTACGGTGCTGGAATCGCTTGCACGCAGCCTTGGCAGCCAAAGCGACGATGATGGCGGCGAGACACAATAG
- a CDS encoding DsbA family protein gives MKLKKFFRAGAVITAALLTTAATSNWAATVSDNGRGKVIGNPDAKVTLTEFVSYTCPHCATFTLQGEAPLQLAYIGTGKLMLDVRSVIRNPVDTTVTMLVQCGASDKFFRNHAYFMTSQRTWLPIVRRPTEGQRQRWNAPDGATARKAIAEDAGFYAMMETRGYSRTELDTCLNDEARAEQLETNTVADFAEFGITGTPSFAINGKTLPNVHDWRTLEPKLNANFDTF, from the coding sequence ATGAAGTTGAAGAAATTTTTCAGAGCGGGTGCGGTGATCACTGCCGCGCTTCTTACCACGGCGGCGACCAGCAATTGGGCGGCAACCGTGTCCGACAATGGCCGCGGCAAAGTGATCGGCAATCCTGATGCCAAAGTCACGCTGACCGAATTTGTCAGCTATACCTGCCCGCACTGCGCCACTTTTACTTTGCAAGGCGAAGCCCCTTTACAACTGGCCTATATCGGCACGGGCAAATTGATGCTCGATGTTCGCTCGGTGATCCGCAATCCGGTAGACACAACGGTGACGATGCTGGTGCAATGCGGCGCAAGCGATAAATTCTTCCGCAATCATGCCTATTTTATGACCAGTCAGCGTACGTGGCTTCCAATCGTTCGGCGTCCAACCGAAGGGCAGCGACAGCGCTGGAATGCCCCTGATGGTGCGACTGCGCGCAAAGCCATTGCAGAAGATGCAGGCTTTTACGCCATGATGGAAACGCGGGGATATAGCCGAACAGAGTTGGACACATGCCTGAATGACGAGGCGAGAGCCGAACAGCTAGAAACGAATACCGTCGCCGATTTCGCCGAATTTGGCATCACCGGTACACCCAGCTTCGCGATCAACGGCAAGACATTGCCGAACGTTCATGATTGGAGAACGCTGGAGCCGAAACTCAATGCCAATTTTGACACTTTCTGA
- a CDS encoding thioredoxin domain-containing protein, with product MTNFRKITLTAFAAPLALALSACGGTAADGEVAEAATVEPVAAPEGQEWTDVVNVSDYDGYILGNPDAAIKVVEYASLTCPACASFAMNGSEQLKSEYVNTGRVSYELRNQIHNGIDLVLARLVRCGPKEAFHPRSDAVWADLNNIMNGAQQNGQALQAAMELPEDQRFVATAQAAGLYEFFGARGLGRDQAEQCLADAASVSAIADNSNTQSQELGVTGTPTFFINGTKIDANSWTQIEPMLQRAGAR from the coding sequence ATGACCAATTTTCGCAAAATCACCCTGACCGCTTTCGCTGCCCCACTCGCGTTGGCGCTCTCTGCCTGTGGCGGAACCGCCGCTGACGGCGAAGTTGCCGAGGCCGCAACTGTCGAGCCAGTAGCTGCGCCAGAGGGTCAGGAATGGACCGATGTCGTCAATGTATCCGATTATGACGGCTATATTCTGGGCAACCCCGATGCCGCGATCAAAGTGGTCGAGTATGCCTCGCTGACTTGCCCCGCTTGCGCATCTTTCGCGATGAACGGGTCGGAACAGCTTAAAAGCGAATATGTAAACACCGGCCGCGTCAGCTACGAGCTTCGTAACCAGATCCATAACGGCATCGACCTCGTTCTCGCGCGCCTTGTACGCTGCGGTCCGAAAGAAGCTTTCCACCCGCGTTCGGACGCGGTTTGGGCTGACCTGAACAACATCATGAACGGGGCACAGCAAAACGGCCAGGCGCTTCAGGCCGCGATGGAGCTGCCGGAAGATCAGCGCTTCGTGGCTACGGCACAGGCCGCAGGTCTCTACGAGTTCTTTGGCGCACGCGGCCTTGGCCGTGACCAAGCCGAACAATGCCTCGCTGACGCCGCATCGGTTAGCGCAATTGCGGACAACTCGAACACTCAGTCGCAGGAGCTGGGCGTGACCGGCACCCCGACGTTTTTCATCAATGGCACCAAGATCGACGCCAATTCCTGGACGCAGATCGAACCCATGCTGCAACGCGCGGGCGCTCGCTAA
- a CDS encoding chromosome segregation SMC family protein: MQIKRLKLSGFKSFVEPAELRIEPGLTGVVGPNGCGKSNLLEAIRWVMGENSPKSMRSGGMEDVIFAGTESRPPRDFAEVVLHAEDDDGEDLDVTRRIERGAGSAYRVNGNDVRAKDVSLTFADAATGAHSPALVSQGKIAQVIAAKPAERRQMLEEAAGIAGLHVRRRDAESKLRSTEKNLERLEDLMAGLDSQMASLRRQAKQAERYTKLTGQISTAEARLLYARWRDAAAAADAAREQAQSAEARVVTAKEASDTAQKAQHEAAKALSEAREEQADRRDDASAHGHRMAALTSQLEAAEQRLADLDRQKVRLEEDRGEADRLTKDAAEALARLEKELADNEKSLAADEERRPKLAAALEEAERAGRTAELALAKATADQAGVEAEWRVAQAEVSQAQSRVDRLAAEIERQTQIRISLSDSGDPEKAVTEAKDRVEAATTTLAELQAELTAQRESKQALQTNRDEAGNAFAAAKAELAGIEREYNALVRDRDARERQRAQRKGLPTALDEVRAKPGYERALAAVLGRDAKSPLGKPQDGNDGRFWTGGDVPGAVADSLAAQLTSCPSQLKARLALVHVTDKDDGRTLGPGEWLVTTGGRLRRWDGFIARGEGAAEAARLEAENRLADLEAELPAKRGATEKAEAAQVSAQEELAALQTALVAAERGVGEAAEAERQALRSLDQAEIARERLASRLQELDTAEADLAEQKKLALGELEAAKAKRNDLPAPDTGRASLEASQAKHDAARSALQAATATLAAHDQALAVTRERTAAQRSDMANWQARSGEAAQRLSDMARRFDEIEEERAVFAAKPEGLIREIEQGDAVRERLTRELTEAEASVAKAQEAAHEVDRAFAEANEALATARESRAGLAARAESEEARRAEMARVSGERFQCPPPMLADKFEFDAEQVKNSAIESEELERLTASRERIGPVNLVAAEELAKIEDEHGSSAAEQAELHEAVNRLRGSIGSLNREGRERLKAAFEQVDTHFRRLFTRLFDGGQAHLALIDSDDPLDAGLEIFAQPPGKKLQSLTLLSGGEQALTAIALIFALFLTNPAPICVLDEVDAPLDDANIDRFCDLLDAMTNETNTRYLIVTHNAVTMSRMHRLFGVTMVEQGVSRLVSVDLDVAEELVAAQ; this comes from the coding sequence ATGCAAATAAAACGGCTCAAGCTCAGCGGCTTTAAAAGCTTCGTCGAGCCAGCCGAATTGCGCATCGAACCGGGACTGACCGGGGTTGTCGGGCCGAATGGCTGCGGCAAATCTAATCTTTTGGAAGCTATTCGCTGGGTCATGGGCGAAAACTCGCCCAAGTCCATGCGTTCCGGCGGAATGGAAGATGTCATTTTCGCGGGCACCGAAAGCCGCCCTCCCCGAGATTTTGCCGAAGTCGTCCTCCATGCTGAGGATGACGATGGCGAAGATCTGGACGTTACCCGCCGTATCGAACGCGGCGCAGGCAGCGCGTATCGGGTCAACGGCAATGATGTCCGTGCCAAAGATGTCTCGCTTACCTTCGCTGACGCTGCGACGGGCGCGCATAGCCCCGCACTCGTCAGCCAAGGCAAAATCGCGCAGGTTATTGCTGCGAAGCCAGCCGAACGGCGGCAAATGCTGGAGGAGGCTGCGGGCATTGCCGGCCTCCACGTCCGCCGCCGCGACGCGGAAAGCAAGCTTCGCTCGACCGAGAAGAATCTCGAGCGGCTTGAGGATTTGATGGCGGGCCTGGATTCGCAGATGGCGTCCCTGCGACGGCAGGCGAAGCAGGCCGAGCGTTACACCAAGCTGACGGGGCAGATTTCTACGGCTGAAGCACGGCTCCTATATGCACGATGGCGCGATGCCGCTGCAGCTGCCGATGCTGCGCGGGAGCAGGCGCAGTCCGCTGAAGCGCGTGTCGTCACGGCCAAAGAAGCCAGCGATACAGCCCAGAAAGCGCAACACGAGGCGGCTAAGGCACTTTCTGAAGCCCGCGAAGAGCAGGCCGACCGCCGCGATGATGCGAGCGCGCATGGTCACCGGATGGCCGCACTCACCTCGCAATTGGAAGCCGCAGAGCAGCGTCTTGCTGACCTTGATCGCCAAAAGGTGCGTTTGGAAGAGGATCGCGGCGAAGCGGACCGCTTGACGAAAGATGCAGCAGAGGCCCTCGCCCGGCTTGAGAAAGAGCTGGCCGATAACGAGAAATCGCTCGCGGCGGATGAAGAACGCCGCCCGAAGCTGGCGGCTGCTTTGGAAGAGGCAGAGCGCGCGGGTCGGACGGCCGAGCTGGCGCTGGCCAAAGCGACCGCAGATCAGGCGGGCGTCGAAGCCGAATGGCGCGTTGCTCAAGCCGAAGTATCGCAGGCGCAGTCCCGGGTCGATAGGCTGGCGGCAGAGATTGAGAGACAGACGCAGATTCGCATATCCTTGTCCGATTCTGGTGACCCTGAAAAAGCGGTAACCGAAGCAAAAGACCGCGTTGAGGCAGCTACTACCACGCTCGCCGAATTGCAGGCAGAGCTAACTGCGCAGCGAGAAAGTAAACAAGCTCTCCAAACTAACCGTGATGAAGCGGGCAATGCCTTCGCCGCCGCAAAAGCCGAGCTGGCGGGAATCGAGCGCGAATATAACGCCTTGGTGCGCGACCGCGATGCACGTGAACGGCAACGCGCACAGCGCAAAGGCCTGCCCACTGCGCTGGATGAAGTCCGCGCGAAACCAGGCTACGAACGCGCTCTGGCCGCTGTGCTTGGCCGCGATGCGAAGTCGCCCTTGGGCAAGCCGCAAGATGGTAATGATGGCCGGTTCTGGACCGGCGGCGATGTACCCGGTGCAGTGGCCGACAGCTTGGCCGCGCAGCTCACGTCCTGTCCGTCCCAATTGAAAGCCCGCCTCGCGCTGGTCCATGTCACTGATAAAGATGATGGTCGCACACTCGGGCCGGGCGAGTGGCTCGTCACGACGGGCGGGCGTTTGCGCCGTTGGGATGGATTTATAGCGCGCGGGGAAGGTGCTGCCGAGGCAGCAAGGCTAGAAGCGGAGAACCGTCTCGCGGATCTTGAAGCAGAGCTTCCAGCAAAGCGCGGTGCAACCGAAAAGGCCGAGGCAGCGCAAGTCAGCGCTCAGGAAGAACTTGCGGCGCTGCAAACCGCGCTCGTCGCGGCCGAGCGCGGCGTTGGCGAAGCAGCCGAAGCAGAGCGCCAAGCCCTGCGCTCGCTCGATCAAGCGGAGATTGCCCGTGAACGTTTGGCCTCGCGCTTACAGGAACTCGACACCGCAGAAGCCGATCTGGCCGAGCAGAAGAAGCTCGCGCTGGGCGAGCTTGAAGCGGCCAAGGCCAAACGTAATGATTTGCCAGCGCCCGATACTGGCCGCGCATCACTGGAGGCCTCGCAAGCCAAGCATGATGCCGCCCGTTCCGCTTTGCAGGCGGCCACAGCGACTCTCGCCGCGCATGATCAGGCGTTGGCCGTCACGCGCGAGCGAACAGCCGCGCAGCGGAGCGATATGGCCAATTGGCAAGCGCGCTCTGGCGAAGCTGCGCAGCGCCTGTCCGATATGGCGCGACGGTTCGATGAAATAGAAGAGGAGCGCGCCGTCTTCGCCGCCAAACCCGAAGGCCTGATACGCGAGATCGAGCAAGGCGATGCGGTCCGCGAACGGCTGACGAGAGAATTGACAGAAGCCGAAGCGTCGGTCGCGAAAGCGCAAGAGGCAGCGCATGAGGTTGACCGCGCCTTCGCCGAAGCCAATGAGGCTTTGGCCACGGCTCGCGAATCCCGTGCCGGCCTTGCTGCGCGCGCTGAAAGCGAAGAGGCCCGCCGCGCGGAGATGGCGCGCGTCTCGGGCGAGCGCTTCCAGTGTCCACCACCGATGCTGGCCGACAAGTTTGAATTCGATGCCGAGCAGGTCAAGAATTCGGCCATTGAGAGCGAAGAGCTCGAACGCTTGACCGCGAGCCGCGAGCGGATTGGCCCGGTCAACCTGGTCGCCGCCGAAGAACTGGCAAAGATAGAAGATGAGCATGGCTCCAGCGCCGCAGAGCAGGCTGAGCTCCACGAAGCGGTGAACCGGCTGCGCGGATCAATCGGCAGTCTTAACCGCGAAGGCCGCGAACGCCTGAAAGCCGCGTTCGAGCAAGTCGATACGCATTTTCGCCGGTTGTTCACACGCTTGTTCGATGGCGGCCAGGCGCATCTGGCACTTATCGATAGCGATGATCCGCTTGACGCTGGCCTGGAAATTTTCGCGCAGCCTCCTGGTAAAAAGCTTCAGTCACTCACGTTGCTATCGGGCGGCGAGCAGGCATTGACCGCGATCGCCCTGATCTTTGCGCTGTTCCTAACCAACCCCGCGCCAATCTGTGTGCTGGACGAGGTCGATGCGCCGCTCGATGATGCCAATATCGACCGCTTCTGCGATCTGCTCGATGCGATGACCAATGAAACCAATACCCGCTATCTGATCGTCACGCACAATGCGGTGACCATGAGCCGGATGCACCGCCTGTTCGGCGTGACTATGGTCGAACAGGGCGTGTCACGCCTCGTCAGCGTCGATCTGGATGTTGCGGAAGAACTGGTCGCGGCGCAGTAG
- a CDS encoding MerR family transcriptional regulator has product MSAQFDDGKDDGALRTIGEVSKALNIKTHVLRYWEQQFPMLEPLKRSGGRRYYRPEDVELVGQIDRLVNQQGYTLKGAQQAIADGKTGEAPVPAPESEPDTEATAPASSLSGNAAVPADVIAQLKGIRARLAAALEA; this is encoded by the coding sequence ATGAGCGCGCAATTTGATGATGGAAAAGACGACGGCGCGCTCCGCACGATTGGTGAAGTCAGCAAAGCGTTAAATATTAAAACCCACGTGCTGCGCTATTGGGAACAGCAGTTCCCGATGCTCGAACCGCTCAAGCGGAGCGGTGGACGGCGCTATTACCGGCCCGAAGATGTGGAGTTGGTCGGGCAGATCGACCGTCTCGTGAATCAACAGGGCTACACGCTGAAGGGCGCTCAGCAGGCGATTGCCGACGGCAAGACGGGTGAGGCACCGGTTCCTGCGCCTGAATCTGAACCAGATACCGAGGCGACTGCTCCGGCATCATCTCTATCCGGTAACGCTGCCGTGCCTGCCGACGTCATTGCCCAGTTAAAGGGTATTCGCGCGCGGCTTGCTGCGGCGCTTGAAGCCTGA
- a CDS encoding integration host factor subunit alpha gives MSRSVNTLTRADLAETINRKMGFSRAESLDLVESILAHMCDAMSDGENVKISGFGSFILRDKKERIGRNPKTGVEVPITPRRVMTFRASQLLKERIAKG, from the coding sequence ATGTCTCGATCAGTCAACACGCTGACAAGAGCCGATCTCGCAGAGACGATTAATCGCAAAATGGGATTTTCTCGGGCGGAATCGCTCGACCTGGTGGAATCAATTCTGGCGCATATGTGCGATGCCATGAGCGACGGGGAAAATGTGAAAATCTCCGGCTTTGGCAGCTTCATTTTGCGTGACAAGAAAGAGCGGATTGGCCGCAATCCGAAAACGGGTGTGGAAGTTCCGATTACGCCGCGGCGGGTGATGACTTTCCGCGCGAGCCAATTGCTGAAAGAACGTATCGCCAAAGGATGA
- a CDS encoding beta-ketoacyl-ACP synthase III encodes MIRSVIRGSGSALPEKLVTNDELAEQVDTTNEWIVERTGIRQRYIAGEGETTSSLATAAAKRALEAAGMSGNDIDLIVLATATPDQTFPATATQVQQALGCNGCIAFDVAAVCSGFLYALGTADSMLRTGMAKRALVIGAETFSRILDWEDRTTCVLFGDGAGAIVLEAQDVAEDGPGVLDTKLHADGAHNQLLYVDGGPSTTGTVGKLRMKGREVFRHAVVNLADVLKETLGAAGFEASDIDWVVPHQANARILDATARKLGLPAEKVIVTVDQHANTSAASVPLAFDVGIRDGRIKKGDLVMFEAMGGGFTWGASLVRM; translated from the coding sequence GTGATCCGTTCGGTTATCCGTGGAAGCGGCTCGGCTCTGCCGGAAAAGCTTGTCACCAATGACGAGCTTGCCGAGCAAGTCGATACTACCAATGAATGGATCGTAGAACGAACCGGCATTCGCCAACGCTATATCGCGGGCGAGGGTGAAACAACTTCGTCGCTTGCTACTGCTGCCGCAAAACGTGCGCTGGAAGCGGCAGGCATGTCGGGCAACGATATCGATCTGATCGTGCTCGCCACCGCAACGCCTGATCAGACATTCCCGGCCACCGCAACGCAGGTCCAGCAAGCGCTCGGCTGCAACGGTTGCATTGCATTCGATGTCGCGGCGGTCTGCTCGGGTTTTCTCTACGCGCTTGGTACCGCCGACTCGATGCTACGCACCGGCATGGCGAAGCGCGCATTGGTGATCGGGGCCGAAACATTCAGCCGTATTCTCGATTGGGAAGATCGCACGACTTGCGTGCTCTTTGGTGATGGCGCGGGCGCGATTGTGCTGGAGGCGCAGGATGTTGCTGAAGATGGCCCCGGCGTGCTCGACACCAAACTTCACGCCGATGGTGCGCACAACCAATTGCTTTACGTCGATGGCGGCCCATCCACCACGGGCACTGTCGGCAAGCTCCGCATGAAAGGGCGTGAAGTATTCCGTCATGCGGTGGTCAATCTGGCTGACGTTCTCAAAGAAACGCTCGGCGCCGCAGGCTTCGAGGCGTCGGATATCGATTGGGTCGTCCCGCATCAGGCCAATGCCCGCATTCTTGACGCGACGGCACGCAAGCTCGGACTACCCGCAGAGAAGGTGATCGTAACCGTCGACCAACACGCCAATACCTCCGCCGCATCGGTGCCGCTGGCGTTCGACGTTGGTATTCGCGACGGGCGGATCAAAAAAGGCGATTTGGTGATGTTCGAGGCGATGGGCGGCGGATTCACATGGGGCGCTTCATTAGTCCGCATGTAA
- the plsX gene encoding phosphate acyltransferase PlsX: MSLPRIAVDAMGGDEGVRVMIDGAAEARRRHDQFQFLLVGDETRIKAALDDHPNMRGASEILHCDDVVGGDELPTKALRRAKTTSMGLAVNAVKQGDAGAAVSAGNTGALMAMSKLALRTMPGIDRPALAALMPTLGDNDVIMLDLGANTEADARNLVQFAIMGAAYSKIVTERDLPRVRLLNIGTEENKGFDRLREAAEQLQDATGLDMSFEGYVESDKINRGEVDVVVTDGFSGNIALKAIEGTARFVTDLLRNAFTSSIRSKIGFLVSRPATELLKHHLDPNNHNGAVFLGLNGVVVKSHGSATAGGVANAVTVAARLLEEDLTQRISTGLAELHAREEATFDNSAAK; the protein is encoded by the coding sequence ATGAGCCTCCCGCGTATCGCTGTTGATGCGATGGGCGGCGATGAAGGCGTGCGCGTGATGATTGACGGCGCTGCCGAAGCACGCCGCCGTCATGACCAGTTCCAGTTCCTATTGGTGGGCGACGAAACCCGCATCAAGGCGGCGCTCGACGATCACCCCAATATGCGCGGTGCATCTGAAATTCTGCATTGCGACGATGTTGTTGGCGGGGACGAGCTTCCCACCAAAGCGCTTCGCCGTGCCAAAACCACATCCATGGGCCTCGCGGTAAACGCTGTGAAACAGGGCGATGCCGGCGCTGCGGTTAGCGCAGGCAATACCGGCGCGCTGATGGCGATGAGCAAGCTCGCCTTGCGGACAATGCCCGGGATCGACCGGCCAGCATTGGCAGCACTGATGCCGACGCTTGGCGACAATGATGTGATCATGCTCGATCTCGGTGCCAATACAGAAGCTGACGCGCGCAATCTGGTGCAATTTGCAATTATGGGCGCGGCCTATTCCAAAATTGTGACCGAGCGCGATCTGCCGCGTGTCCGGCTGCTCAATATCGGCACCGAGGAGAATAAGGGTTTCGACCGCCTGCGCGAAGCTGCCGAGCAGCTTCAGGACGCTACCGGACTCGATATGAGCTTTGAAGGCTATGTCGAATCCGACAAGATCAATCGCGGTGAAGTCGACGTTGTTGTGACTGACGGTTTTTCGGGCAACATTGCTCTAAAAGCGATCGAAGGCACGGCGCGGTTTGTGACTGACTTGCTACGTAATGCGTTCACCAGTTCAATCCGTTCCAAGATCGGTTTTCTGGTGTCACGCCCGGCGACCGAATTATTAAAACATCACCTTGATCCGAACAATCACAATGGTGCGGTGTTCCTCGGCCTTAACGGCGTGGTGGTGAAAAGCCATGGCAGCGCAACTGCTGGCGGCGTTGCCAATGCGGTAACGGTTGCAGCACGTCTGCTCGAAGAGGATTTGACGCAGCGGATCAGCACAGGCCTTGCAGAATTGCACGCGCGTGAAGAAGCAACTTTCGACAATAGTGCTGCAAAGTGA
- the rpmF gene encoding 50S ribosomal protein L32 — protein sequence MAVPKRKVSPHRRGIRRSHDSLKPEAFHECSNCGELKRPHNMCDACGHYNGREIVAVGL from the coding sequence ATGGCTGTCCCTAAGAGAAAAGTTTCGCCGCATCGTCGCGGTATCCGTCGTTCACACGATTCGCTTAAGCCTGAAGCATTCCATGAATGCTCCAACTGTGGCGAGCTGAAGCGTCCGCACAATATGTGTGACGCCTGCGGCCACTACAACGGACGCGAAATTGTCGCTGTAGGTCTTTAA
- a CDS encoding MAPEG family protein gives MILPVTLCAAAAAAILAIWLMMRVGKVRGSESVSVGDGGNDTVIRRMRAHANFVECTPFFLILVAAIELAGKGGAWLPYVVGIFMLGRVAHAFGMDAQGFGKGRLIGTLITMLSLLGLAVVAVLVTVGVM, from the coding sequence ATGATTTTACCGGTAACTCTTTGTGCGGCAGCCGCCGCAGCGATACTTGCAATCTGGCTGATGATGCGCGTCGGCAAAGTGCGCGGTAGCGAAAGCGTCAGCGTTGGCGATGGCGGGAATGACACCGTCATCCGACGGATGCGCGCGCATGCAAACTTCGTCGAATGTACGCCTTTTTTTCTGATCCTCGTCGCCGCGATTGAGCTGGCCGGCAAAGGTGGCGCATGGCTGCCTTACGTTGTCGGTATATTCATGCTTGGCCGCGTCGCCCATGCTTTTGGCATGGATGCACAGGGCTTTGGCAAAGGGCGGCTGATTGGTACTCTGATCACAATGCTGTCGCTGCTCGGCCTGGCGGTTGTTGCCGTGCTTGTTACCGTTGGCGTGATGTAA
- a CDS encoding MBL fold metallo-hydrolase → MTETAKQPPMRAAIMPVTPLQQNCSLIWCTKTMKGALTDPGGDLEKLKAGVAKAGVELEKILITHGHIDHCGESGILAKELGIPIEGPHEADRFWISRLDEDGAKYGIRGEVFEPDRWLEDGDTVTVGELTLNVIHCPGHTPGHVVFFHGPSKFAIVGDVLFQGSIGRTDFPMGNHQDLLDAITQKLWPLGNDITFIPGHGPTSTFGQERKTNQFVSDYALS, encoded by the coding sequence ATGACCGAAACAGCCAAACAACCACCCATGCGCGCGGCGATAATGCCTGTCACGCCGCTGCAGCAGAATTGCAGCCTAATCTGGTGCACCAAGACCATGAAGGGTGCGCTGACCGATCCGGGCGGCGATCTCGAGAAGCTCAAGGCAGGTGTTGCCAAGGCTGGCGTCGAGCTGGAGAAAATCCTGATCACCCATGGCCATATCGACCATTGCGGCGAGAGCGGAATACTTGCGAAAGAACTCGGCATTCCAATCGAAGGTCCGCATGAGGCGGATCGCTTCTGGATCTCGCGGCTCGACGAGGATGGCGCGAAATACGGTATTCGCGGTGAAGTGTTCGAGCCTGACCGCTGGCTAGAAGATGGTGATACGGTCACCGTTGGCGAGCTAACGCTGAACGTTATCCACTGCCCGGGCCACACGCCGGGCCACGTCGTGTTCTTTCACGGCCCCAGCAAATTCGCGATTGTCGGCGATGTATTGTTTCAGGGATCAATCGGACGAACCGATTTCCCGATGGGCAATCATCAGGACTTGCTCGATGCGATCACGCAAAAGCTGTGGCCTCTCGGGAATGACATTACCTTCATTCCCGGTCACGGGCCAACCAGCACTTTCGGACAAGAGCGCAAGACAAACCAATTCGTGAGCGATTACGCTCTCAGCTGA
- a CDS encoding tetratricopeptide repeat protein, with product MMRHALAWVLNPIIDRYRRRIAPSRLLSDAIWDITENWEDNYTASWDHQNAECPDQPARMKLAERLVSNDPARAFETYQKAAIDGSVWSKWIIGWYYDWGVVVQKDEGLAEQYYREAMSLGSMRANIDLGKLLKRQGRTDEWREVLGSASEQGFIPAKYWLARYEFRMKRTRNGARRIKHLLEQASDAGHPFARMDLAMLRLVGTYGYKEIPEGWRSLKAVLANFEGELERS from the coding sequence ATGATGCGGCATGCTCTGGCTTGGGTACTCAATCCGATAATTGATCGGTATCGCCGAAGAATTGCGCCGTCGCGCCTGCTTAGTGACGCGATTTGGGATATCACAGAGAATTGGGAAGACAATTATACAGCTTCCTGGGATCATCAGAACGCCGAATGTCCTGATCAACCTGCACGGATGAAGTTGGCAGAGCGTTTGGTGTCCAATGATCCGGCGCGTGCATTTGAAACGTATCAGAAGGCTGCCATTGACGGTTCAGTTTGGTCGAAATGGATCATAGGTTGGTACTATGATTGGGGCGTCGTTGTACAAAAGGACGAAGGATTGGCCGAGCAATATTATCGCGAAGCAATGAGCCTCGGATCAATGCGAGCAAATATCGATCTTGGCAAATTGCTAAAGCGTCAGGGCAGAACAGACGAATGGCGGGAGGTTCTCGGTTCGGCATCAGAACAAGGTTTCATTCCTGCTAAGTACTGGTTGGCACGTTACGAATTTCGAATGAAGCGAACGCGGAATGGTGCACGCCGGATCAAACACCTTCTCGAACAGGCATCTGATGCGGGTCATCCGTTTGCAAGAATGGACCTAGCGATGCTGCGCTTGGTCGGAACCTACGGGTATAAGGAGATACCAGAGGGTTGGCGAAGCCTGAAGGCTGTGTTGGCTAATTTTGAAGGTGAGCTAGAGCGCTCTTAG